The genomic stretch AGACTCGGAATAAGAATGAGGGAACCACACACCCCAGAAAAGAAAAGTCCCACAAATCCCCCGAATGCTGTCAGCCCCGGGATGCCCAGGACAGATGTTTGAGGTAGAAGAACCCCCTCAGTCTCCCTGAGGAGTCTCATGGAGTTGAGGACCCAACTCAACTCCAGTGGGACAGCCACTGATCTACAGAGAGAAAACTCAGGCCTAAACAAGAGTCAAAAAAATTACCTGGCTGTTATGAGGGAACCCCCAAAAGCAGAGGGGGCCAAAGAGAATTCTGTACAGGTCTTAGCCCTGGGAGACCCAGAAGAGCTACCGCTGAGTCATCCGCTCATTCCACCCGTGTGTTGTAGTTTATCTTATGACAGGGCCGAAAGTAAGCTCATCACACGAGATGAATTGTGCCGAAGTacagcagtagagggctgccgctcgctcaggcaaaacagcgccgtctgtcctgctgtggtagcttttattaaagcattatctagGTTTAcactttaagacttgttttcttaacgtttcagaaatgccaaagcagcaacctgtgtttttattaattatacaagCAATAATTGGCTTTCTTGAGAACCTGCCGTGCTTCGTCCTTGAGCGCAAAAGCAGCACAAAGTTCccaccattattttgattatagtgaagtagcacaaggacatttccttgtgttcccaccactctgattatactgaggacatcTCATGGATTAGTGCCCAAAGCACTCAATGCTTCTTCGCAGGCCCCCGGTTTGccgggagggcgggggagggggctcaAAGCATTCAGGACTGTTCACAGCTCTGGCTTATTCGCATGCCCCCGGTTTGCCGGGGGGGCTCAAAGCAATCAGCACTGtttgcagttctggcttattcTCCAGTGCCCAGTTTGCTGGGGGCGGGCTCATGGGGcacgtctcctttccatgtcctcagttattccactacacCGTGTGATCTCAGGGAGGGGAGGGCCTCATCTAGCAGGATCGGACTCCAGTTCTGCAGAGGGGGACGTCTTGGCCATAACCAGAGTCAAGGTGAGGACCCTCATTGCTAATGAGGGGGTCTCTTCCCCAAGGAGGGAGGCTCACAGGGTGGCGCCCGTCTTCTCAGGCAGAGATGGTGGGAGCAGCGCCCTGACTTCCCCCAGCTAGGGCCTCGGGGAGGTGAGGGCTTGGTTCGGAGGCTGGAGGACCCGGGACCATAGAGGGAGGGGTCCCGGGCTCTGATAGACGGCACCGGCAGGACGCAGGGACCGCTGAACCCCGAACAGTGGCTGTCCCCTCAGAGTCCCGCCCCTACCGTCAGCCCTCGGAGACCCCACGCAGCGCCGGATGCGGCTCCCCCGACTTCCGCTTCGGAAGCTAGGAGCCCGACCGGGAGCCGCGGCTTCTGTTCTGCCGAGCGTGTGTTTTCAGGACTCGTCCGGAGCCACGGTGAGGACCTGAATGTAGCCTGCAGggaccttccctcccccctccccccatagcAAAGGTGACCCCCCGCCTCCCGCCCCTGCCTGCCATCAGCAGCGTGGGACCCTGATCTGACCTATATGCCAGAGGAGTTGCCGTCTGGAGGGCCTCAGAGAGTGGAGGGCCTTTGTCTAGAGGGGGCGGCTTCTTAGGCAAAGGGTGTAGTCTTGTCCCCAGCAGGTGAAAAGTGGGACCTTCAGAGCTGACGAGGGTCCCTCCTTCCGAAAGGCGTGACTGCACGGGGCCCCCTCCCGCCTTCACCCGTGCGATGCTCTAGAGGAGTTCAGGCTGAGAGAACCCCTCATTTCTGCCTGGGGTGGGAAGTGGGGTTGGGGGCTAGGGGACGTTCGGGTAGAGAAAGGCCTTTATGGAAAgggggcaggacttccctggcggtccagtggttaagactcctcgcttccactgcagggggcgcaccttcgatccctggtaggggaactaagatcccacatgccacatggtgcggccaaaaagaaaggGCGGGGGCGTGGACCAAGAGGGTGTTATGttcgctaagtgaaataagtcagacagagaaaaactgtatgattactgtatgatttcacttacacgtggaagctgaaaaacaaaacaaatgaacaaacaacagaacagaaacagttatagatacagagagcaaacgtggttggggggaggagagaaattagGTGAGGacaattaagagatacaaactaccagttaCGAAGTAAATGCGTAATGGGTGTGAAATGTAAAACAACAGGTAGTTGGATGGACGgatgggtagatagatagatagatagataaggcAACCCCATTAAGCTTAGGGAGGAGACTTGGCCCTAAAAGAAGCAGAGGTAGGCCCATCAGTGTTAGTAAGCAGACCTCTCGTGAAAACGGGGAACTGCACAAATCAGCAGCCCTGCTCTCAGACCTGGGAGTCCCCAGATAAGGTAGCCGGGATGTGGAGCCCCCGACTTCTCTTCTAGCTACTCAAGGAGGTGAGTGCTTCGGCCTGAGGCATGTAGATTCGGGTCAGTGGAGGGAGGAATCCCAAACCCTACCCGGACTGGACGCCAGAGTCCTGAATGAGGACTGAGGGAGCCACCAACTCCAGAACAGTGGGGTCGGAGAGTCCCACCCTTGCTGGTACCAGGCGTAGCCGAGCCCCAGATCAGCTTTGGCAGAATGAGGCTCGCTCTGACTGTAAGCTCAGGTCCCAGGAAGATGAGGACCTTTTCTGACGGTCACGGGCTCACGCCAGCAGAGGGCAAAGTCCCAGGCAGGGTGCAGAGTCAAGGTGAAGATCCTgagtgaggaaatggagactgCTGCATACACAGTGGAGAGAGCTGCATCTCATGCCGCCCCTGCCGTTACCCCGGGAGGCCCAGGGCAGAGCTGGCAGGCTCAGGTGCCCCCTAACTTCTGCCTGTGGGGTCTGAGGGAGATGAGGGCCTTGGTTTAAGGGCTGGCTGCCCGGTTCAGCAGAAGAAGAGGAGTCCCAGGCCACGATCGATGTCAAGGCACAAATTCTATGTGAGGAATGAGACAGCCGACTCGCCCAGAACAGAGGAGACCCCACAAAGTGCCACCTCTGCCTTCGCCCTTGAAGCCAGGTTTAGAGCTCTCAGGCTGAATTGCCCTCTCAGTTCCTCCAAGGGTGGTCTCAGGGACGTCAGGGTTTGGGTCTAATGAGAGAGGCCTCATTCAACATAGGGAAGAAGCCTGGTTCCTAACGAGAGTCAAGGTGGTAACACCGAGTGAACATGAGGGAGCCCCACCCAGAAAGAAGTGAACCACATAGAATCTCATCCCTACTCTCAGACCTGGGAGGGAGACTCAGGCATGGTGACCTGATGAATATCACTCACATTTTCCCAGACCATGGCAGGGAGGTGAGGAACCTCCTTGATGGGAGTATGGGCTCAGGTGAGCAGCCGGAGGATTTCCAGGTAATGCCAGGAACCAAGGAGAGGACCCTGAGAATTGAGGGGACCACCTACACCACAATAGTGAGGGCCACAGAATCTCTTCCTGCCTGTCAGCATTGCAAGTCCACACACAGTTGTAGCTAGAGAgacaagaaaattttctttctagcGGGTCTCGGGGAGTTGGGGGCCTTCGTATGAGGGGATAGACGTCAAGTCAAGACACAGAGGATGTCCAAGTCCTGCTGTGCGTCAGGGTGAGGACACTGAGGGATGATGTAGATGCACACCCACCCAAAGCAGTGGGGGCCCACAAACTCCCACCCCCCTCAGCCCTGGGAAACCCCAGGTAGAGGTAGCCTGATGTGTCACCCCTCACTTCGGGCCCCAGGGACCCAGGCAGATGTGGGCCTTGATCTGAGGCCAAAAGACTCGGGTGGGCTGAGGGAGGAGCGTAGATGCCGTCTGAGTGAGGGCGAAAGAGGCCAACGATGCCGCAACAGTGGGGTCCCGCGGAGTCCAGCCCCTGCTACCAACCCAGGGAGGGCATGGACGGGGGTGACTGGCAGTGGCTCACCCTTTCTTTCATCTCGGGGATCTCAGGAAGGTGAGGATCTTAATGTAATGCAAGCGAACTCAGATCAGCGGAGAGAGGATTTCCGGGATTTGCCAGGACTCAAGGAGAAGATGCTGAGGACTGTGGGGGGGAAGTCCACCCCGTGCCAGCGAGGACGGCGCGGAGTCCCTCTCCATTGTCGTTCCTAGAGGCGCCCCCGGGCACAGATGTGAGGCAGAAGTGCCCATCAGTTCCCCACTCGGAACTCACAGGGAAGTCAGCATCTTGGTGTGATGggtcagcagagggaggaaccgtAGACCCTCCCCTGAGTGAGAACTGGGGACCGTGAGGGAGGACCACACGTTATAGGGCCTCAGCCTGCCTGCTGCGGCTTTCAGCCTCTGGAGACTAGGGGCGCTGTGGCCAGGTAAGGCCATCCTCACTTCCACTGTTCGGTCTCAGGGAGCTGTGGGCCTTACTGGGAGGAAATGTCCTCAAGTCAAGAGAGAAAGGCGCCCCCAGATCCTCCCAGGAGACCCAGTGGGGACTGTGAATGACGACCCCCCTTCCACCGAATCAAAGGCATAATAAAGAGTCCTGCCCAGGCCTCTGCTCAGCCCTTGAAGGCCCAGAGCATGGTTGTCAGGTGGAGGCTcctcatttctttgtatcatttctaAGGGAGACGAGATCCTTCGTCTGAAGGTGCCACAccaggggcagcaggaggggtCCCAGACCCTTGGTATCGACAAGATGAGGACGCTGAATGGTTGAGGACCAACGAGTTCAGGACAGAGCAGGCCCCACACAACTGTCAGCGCTGTGCACCCCGACAGTGTCCATGACGCAGTTCCTTCTCGTGGGCCCCAGGGAGCTTTGAGGTGTCACCTTTAGAGCAGCACAGGAAAGAGGCCCCGGCCCTACCAAGAGTCGATGTGGCAATCCTGTTTGTGAACGAAAGGGACCCTTGGAACCCAGAGAGGGCCTACCCTACCAGGATCCGTGGTCACCGCCGTCAGCCACAGGCAGGGCTGGCAGGCTGTAGCCTGAGGCTCGCTCACTCTCGCTTCATACGCTGGGTTCTCAGGGGACAGGCTGACCAAGAACAAGAGCCTAGTGGTTCCTAGAGCAGTGCCCTCAAGGAAACGTGCAGAGCGGCGTTCTTCAAGTCAGGGTGGGACCTCCCTGCTGAAGGTGCTCAcaccctctcaccttccctcctccAGGTTCCAGCATCACCTGCTCTCCTGCCCACTCCCCCGCTTGCTGTCCCTGCCCATAGTCATGCCTCGGGGGCAGAAGAGTAAGCTCCATGCCCGTGAGAAGCGCCGCCAGGCCCGGAGGGAGACCCAGAATCACAGGGGTGCTCAGGCCACTGCAGCACAGAGAGAAGAGTCGCCCTCAtccccctcttctctttctcgGGGTATTCCCCCGAGCTCCCCTGCTCCTGGCACTCGCCAAGAGCCTCAGGGAGCCCCAGCCACTAGCTCTCGTGCTGCAGGGGTTTCAGGCCCAGGATCTGATGTGCATGCCAAGGGCCAGGTACAGGCGAGGAAAAGTTCCTGCCGGGCCTCAGCCTCCGGTGAGAGCTCTCAGAGAGATCCTCTAATCAAGACGGTGGGAACGTTGATAGAATTCCTGCTGGAGAAGTATACAATGGAAGAGCCCATTATAAAGGCAGACTTGCTGAAGCTTGTGAACAAAAGGTACAAGGGGAAGTTCCCTGAGATCCTCAGGAGAGCTGCTGAGTCCGTTCAGCTGGTCTTTGGTCTTGAGTTGAAGGAAGTCAAGCCGGGTGGTGATTCCTATGCCCTTGTCAGCAAGCTACATGTCAGCGATGATGGGTGTCAGAGCAGTGGCGGGAGGTTTCAGAAGAATGGGCTTCTGATGCTTCTCCTCGGTGTGATCTTCTTGCATGGCGACCGCGCCTCTGAGGAGGAGATCTGGAAATACCTGAATGTTTTGGGGGTTTATGTTGGAAGGTGTCACATAATCTTTGGGGAGCCCAGGAAGCTTATCACAGAAGATCTGGTGCAGGAAAATTACCTGGTGTATCGTCAGGTGCGTGACAGCGATCCCCCGCGCTATGAGTTCCTGTGGGGCCGGAGAGCCTGCGCTGAAACCACCAAGATGAAAGTCCTGGAGTTTGTGGCCAGGGTCACTGGTACCGTCCCCAGTGCCTTTCTAGCCCATTATGAAAAGGCTTTGAGAGATGACGAAGAGAGAGCCCAAGCCCAAGCCCAAGCCcgagccagagctgcagccaggGCTGGTACTCGTGTCAAGGCCAGTGCGCCTTCCAAGGTGATGTCTAGCAGTTCCTCCCACCCTTAGTGAGGTCTGAGGCAGCTTCTTCACTTTGTGTTTGACCAACGCTGCCAACCTTTTCAGTAGTGAGAGGCTAAGCTGGGGCTGGAAAGATCataatatatatcttctttgtgttcctgttttacacTAGTATCTTTCAAATGTTGTTTCTTTTACTAGAATGTTTCTTTAGATTCAGAATCCAAGTTTATAAATGACATGGATcacatatttgttgttgtttatcaGGTTTAAGCGTAAGAGTTTAGGTAGTGTGTAGTACGATGTGAAAACTCCTTGCATCTTTCTGGCGTTCCGGACTGAGATAATATGGCTTTGGAATAGGAATTTTCTTGGAAATGTGAAAGAGTGCTGTGGTTTTAAAATGGATGAAAGCAAAGTTTAGTCAAGTTTTGGTTTGTCTCATTcacctttgtctttctctttgtaaaatTCAAAGATACACACCTAGATGTCCTTAGCTTATTCAAGAATGCCGACAAAATTAGATAGTAATAAATTACATTCCTCACCCAGTGCCTCATTGATTCCCATCTGTAATTGAGCATCTGCTCTTTGGAAGGTTCTGTGCTGGTAGTGATGATGCTAAGATAAAGAAGACCTTGCACCTGTCTGTAGATGTTGAGAGTATAAGAGCAGCTGTTATATAAGGAAGGTGGTGTGATGAAAAAACCCAGTGAGGATGGTGGGGAGAGAGTCCAGATGAGAGCAGTGAAGTATAAATTCTCTTAGCCAGAGCACTTTGAGGTTTGGTTATTTTGCAAATCCCTCCTTGGGAGGTAATTTTAAGTTGGCTGCATGGCGGGCTAGATGAGGCTGTGATAATGGTGAGCAGGGGTCCAGTGCTTTTGCCCCGGTGCAGGTGAACACAGTGCCCAAACAAACCAGGTGTTTTATGCATATTGTCTCCTTTGGGGTGGGATGCTGAGAAGCCCCTGTGCTGGCACGCTGTGCCCTGGGCTGGAGGAGCCCCAGCCCGCTCCATTAATTAGTTATCGGggttttttaattggagtgtaactgctttacaatgttgtgttagtttctgctgtgcaacgaagtgaatcagctccacgtatacatatatcccctccctgcTGGACTTccccccacccatctaggtggtcacagagcaccaagctgagctccctgtgctgtacagcacgttcccactagctatctatttgtcACATGGTAGTGTACATaggtcaatcctaatctcccaattcatcccacccccccttcccccgtGTCCACGTGTCCACgtgtccgttctctatgtctgcgtctctgTTCCCGCCCTGCAAAGAGGTTCAACTGTACCAGttatctagattccacatatatgcgttaatatatgagatttgtttgttttgagtgTAATCTGGCAGAACTCCTAAATGGGCCCAGATTTTGGTGGTGATGAAACACGTGAAAATCGGTGGTGGGGGGGGGCGCGGGTTTGGGAGGCAGGGGAATTATTGGTCCTTGACACAGATTCTATAAGGTTTGATTTGCATCCTGGTGAAACCCCTGCCTCCACAAATGAAACAACATATTCTCTGGTAGGGAAAATGTGCTCAGGGTTACTTGCTAAGGACCACTTTGGTTAATTCAGCTTTCTTTGTCCTAGAGGCCCGCATAGTCTCTGACATCTCctggataaaatgaaaaattcctaGAGATGAGGGTATCTCTAGGACAGAGAAGACCAGTCTCTTCTGGTATGAAAACAAGCATCGCAATAACTGCCATGCACGAAAGACCCAGACATCGCCAGccactgtgccaggtgctttacatatatcACATATGTTCCGACAGTTCTATAAGATGAGGCTTATCAAACCCACTTGGCAGACAAAGAACTTGCAGTATTCTCCGGACTGGTAAAGTGACAGAACCGGGAGTACAGCCCGGTCTGAATTCCTCCAGAGCCCGTACTGTTCCACTCCTCCCAGCCTGAGGCAGCCCTTCTGTCTCTTAATCCATTTCTCCTTTCACTGCTCCGTGACGTCTCTCAGGCAATAAGAAAGAGGAACTTGTAGCCAAAATATTAAGAGCAGGCCTAAAGAAGGAAGGTGAACACGAGAATCAGACACCATCTGGGGATTGTCTGTGGGCTTCGTTTACCTAGGATCCTCCTGCCCCTCGCCCCAGGCTTCCCTGAGAGCTGATTGCCCCGGTCCCGGCACGGGGGTCCAGTCCCAGCACTTTCCGGCATCACAGCGCCCTGCCCCTGGGTCTTCCCCAGTGTGCCCCCGTGTCCAGACTGGAAGCTGACCTGCTGGCCAGCTCTCCTCTGCATCTTCCTCTGGAGGCTGCACTCAGCTCCCGGAGGAACAGACAGCCCATATGCCTTGCCCTCCCCTGAGTCGGAGCATCCCGACTCCCCGCAGATCCCGTTCGTCACCGTGGACCCCTGGGACAGCAGCTGCCCTTTCCATGTATCTGTTCACTTCAGACAGTGACGTTTACACACCTCCTCATCCCCACTGGGTGCCTCCACCACATTCTCGGTGTTTGCAAG from Phocoena phocoena chromosome X, mPhoPho1.1, whole genome shotgun sequence encodes the following:
- the LOC136142039 gene encoding melanoma-associated antigen B1-like; translated protein: MPRGQKSKLHAREKRRQARRETQNHRGAQATAAQREESPSSPSSLSRGIPPSSPAPGTRQEPQGAPATSSRAAGVSGPGSDVHAKGQVQARKSSCRASASGESSQRDPLIKTVGTLIEFLLEKYTMEEPIIKADLLKLVNKRYKGKFPEILRRAAESVQLVFGLELKEVKPGGDSYALVSKLHVSDDGCQSSGGRFQKNGLLMLLLGVIFLHGDRASEEEIWKYLNVLGVYVGRCHIIFGEPRKLITEDLVQENYLVYRQVRDSDPPRYEFLWGRRACAETTKMKVLEFVARVTGTVPSAFLAHYEKALRDDEERAQAQAQARARAAARAGTRVKASAPSKVMSSSSSHPYVPPCPDWKLTCWPALLCIFLWRLHSAPGGTDSPYALPSPESEHPDSPQIPFVTVDPWDSSCPFHGPAPAVTLRRPDAAPDAAPPRLPLQKRGAAAVVQPSVGFQNSSGATMRT